The Thermotoga sp. genome window below encodes:
- the leuB gene encoding 3-isopropylmalate dehydrogenase, whose amino-acid sequence MKIAILPGDGIGPEVMREALKVLEVVEKKTGKTFEKIFGHIGGEAIDKFGDPLPEETRRICMEADAIFLGSVGGPKWDNLPPEKRPEIGGLLALRKMLNLYANIRPIKVYRSLVSISPLKERVIEAGVDLVTVRELSYGVYYGKPRGIDEEKGFDTMIYDRKTVEYIARTAFEIARNRRKKVTSVDKANVLYSSMLWRKVVSEVAEDYPDVELSHMYVDNAAMQLILRPSQFDVILTTNMFGDILSDESAALPGSLGLLPSASFGDKNLYEPAGGSAPDIAGKNVANPIAQILSLAMMLEFSFGMVDEARKIEKAVEMVIEEGYRTRDIAEDPEKAVSTSQMGDLICKKLEEIW is encoded by the coding sequence ATGAAGATAGCCATTCTACCAGGAGACGGTATAGGTCCTGAAGTTATGAGAGAAGCACTGAAAGTGCTGGAAGTTGTGGAAAAAAAGACTGGAAAGACCTTCGAAAAGATTTTCGGTCACATCGGAGGGGAAGCCATAGACAAGTTCGGTGATCCCCTCCCGGAGGAAACCAGAAGGATCTGCATGGAGGCAGATGCCATCTTCCTCGGAAGCGTTGGAGGTCCAAAATGGGATAATCTTCCGCCGGAGAAGAGGCCGGAGATAGGTGGACTTCTCGCCCTGAGAAAGATGCTCAACCTTTACGCGAACATCAGACCGATAAAAGTTTACAGGTCCCTTGTGTCCATTTCTCCTCTAAAGGAAAGGGTGATCGAAGCGGGTGTTGATCTTGTTACTGTGAGAGAGCTTTCCTACGGTGTGTACTACGGGAAGCCGCGGGGTATCGATGAAGAGAAAGGCTTTGACACCATGATCTACGACAGAAAGACCGTGGAATACATTGCAAGGACAGCTTTCGAAATCGCAAGAAACAGAAGAAAAAAGGTCACCTCCGTTGACAAAGCGAATGTCCTTTACAGCTCGATGCTCTGGAGGAAAGTGGTGAGTGAGGTTGCAGAAGATTATCCGGACGTTGAACTTTCTCACATGTATGTGGACAACGCCGCGATGCAGCTCATACTGAGACCTTCACAGTTCGATGTGATCCTCACGACGAACATGTTCGGTGACATACTCTCAGATGAGAGTGCCGCGCTTCCAGGGTCTCTTGGTCTTCTCCCATCAGCTTCCTTTGGTGACAAAAATCTTTACGAACCGGCAGGTGGTTCTGCGCCTGACATTGCGGGAAAGAACGTGGCAAATCCCATAGCCCAGATTCTGTCTCTTGCCATGATGCTCGAGTTTTCCTTCGGTATGGTGGATGAGGCAAGAAAGATAGAAAAGGCCGTCGAGATGGTGATCGAAGAGGGATACAGAACAAGGGATATAGCAGAGGATCCGGAAAAAGCCGTTTCCACTTCTCAAATGGGGGATCTCATATGTAAGAAACTGGAAGAAATATGGTGA
- the carB gene encoding carbamoyl-phosphate synthase large subunit, producing MPRRDDIKRILVIGSGPIMIGQAAEFDYSGTQALKALKSTGYEVVIVNSNSATIMTDPEFSDAVYIEPLTVEFLEEIIKKERPDALLPTLGGQTALNLAVELAERGILDRYGVQLIGAKLESIKKAEDRELFKETMRKAGLEVLKSRLVNNLADAVDTAKEFGYPVIVRPSFTLGGTGGGVAFNEEELREIVTKGLIESPVHTVLIEESVIGWKEYELEVVRDGAGNFIVVCSIENLDPMGIHTGDSITVAPSQTLTDVEYQRMRDAAYKVINAIGIETGGSNIQFAVDPKTGRMVVIEMNPRVSRSSALASKATGYPIAKIAALLAVGFTLDEIPNYITGKTMAAFEPSIDYVVVKIPRFQLEKFPGTDPRLNTQMKSVGEVMAIGRTFKEALGKALRSLELDATPDLDLDHIREHLANPAPERISYIFAAFRSGMDEEEVHELTKIDRWFLREMKACIELEKELKKKRFDVEILRKAKQWGYSDKEIAKIWQVSEKEVRKMREKNKIFPVYKMVDTCAAEFEAQTPYYYSTYSGTENEAIPTEREKIMILGSGPNRIGQGIEFDYTNVHGVWAFQEEGYEAIMVNSNPETVSTDYDTSDRLYFEPLTVEDVLEIVRNEKPKGVVVAFGGQTPLRIARHLVEEGVNIIGTSFESIEIAEDREKFARLLKQIGLKCPPFGTATSVEEALKVAESLGYPVLVRPSYVLGGRAMAIVDTPQELERYVREAAVVSPGYPILVDKFLEDAIELDVDVVSDGKYVWIAGLMEQIEEAGVHSGDSACVLPPVSLSEKLVDDIEKTVYKLVKTLKIVGVANIQMAVKDDEIYIIEANPRASRTVPFVSKAIGIPVARIAARIMVGRSLPELLSEYFPYPTRPKASAVNLGESEILPTPWPRMFSVKEVVIPFHKFPGTDVLLGPEMRSTGEVMGIGEDFAEAFAKAQIAAGNPLPTSGAILATIADKDKRDAIPLLAHLADMGFEIYATRGTAKALKSHGVEVKVVPKVGEGRPDVIDLLEQGRISLVVITQSSDEPSLVAVSHGKDPFRIEGRRTVGYMIRTTALKRKIPYLTTVEALRAAVSAIRKMKKGSVVKVRKLTDTWKV from the coding sequence GGACAAACTGCCTTGAACCTTGCCGTGGAACTTGCCGAAAGGGGTATACTCGACAGGTACGGGGTACAGCTGATAGGCGCAAAGCTGGAATCCATCAAAAAGGCCGAAGACAGAGAGCTGTTCAAAGAGACCATGAGGAAAGCAGGGCTCGAAGTGTTGAAGAGCAGGCTCGTAAACAACCTGGCAGATGCCGTGGATACGGCAAAAGAATTTGGATATCCTGTCATCGTAAGACCGAGCTTTACGCTGGGGGGAACGGGTGGAGGAGTTGCTTTCAATGAGGAAGAACTGAGAGAGATCGTCACAAAAGGTCTCATCGAAAGTCCAGTCCACACCGTCCTCATAGAAGAGTCCGTTATCGGATGGAAAGAGTACGAACTCGAAGTGGTGAGGGATGGTGCGGGAAATTTCATCGTCGTTTGTTCGATAGAAAACCTTGACCCGATGGGCATACATACAGGGGACTCCATCACGGTTGCTCCTTCTCAGACCCTCACGGACGTTGAGTACCAGAGGATGAGGGATGCGGCTTACAAAGTCATCAATGCGATCGGTATAGAAACGGGTGGCTCGAACATCCAGTTCGCTGTAGATCCAAAGACAGGAAGAATGGTCGTCATAGAGATGAATCCGAGGGTTTCGAGATCGTCCGCCCTGGCGTCGAAGGCAACGGGATACCCCATAGCAAAGATCGCAGCCCTTCTTGCCGTTGGATTCACCCTCGATGAGATACCTAACTACATCACAGGAAAGACGATGGCTGCCTTTGAACCCTCCATAGACTACGTCGTGGTGAAGATACCAAGGTTCCAGCTGGAAAAGTTTCCCGGGACAGATCCAAGACTCAACACCCAGATGAAATCCGTCGGCGAGGTTATGGCGATAGGAAGGACTTTTAAAGAGGCATTGGGAAAGGCGTTGAGATCACTCGAGCTCGATGCCACACCAGATCTCGACCTGGATCACATAAGAGAACACCTTGCAAATCCAGCCCCGGAGAGGATCTCATACATCTTCGCCGCGTTCAGAAGCGGCATGGACGAGGAAGAGGTGCATGAACTCACGAAAATAGACAGATGGTTCCTCAGAGAAATGAAGGCATGTATCGAACTCGAAAAGGAGCTGAAGAAAAAGAGATTCGATGTTGAGATCCTCAGGAAGGCAAAGCAGTGGGGGTACTCCGACAAGGAAATTGCAAAGATCTGGCAGGTTTCTGAGAAAGAAGTGAGGAAGATGAGAGAAAAAAACAAAATCTTTCCCGTCTACAAGATGGTGGATACCTGTGCAGCGGAGTTCGAAGCACAGACCCCTTACTACTACTCCACGTACAGCGGAACAGAGAACGAAGCCATCCCGACCGAGAGAGAGAAGATCATGATCCTCGGATCTGGCCCCAACAGAATAGGTCAGGGTATAGAGTTCGATTATACGAACGTTCACGGTGTGTGGGCGTTCCAAGAAGAGGGATACGAGGCGATCATGGTGAATTCCAACCCAGAAACCGTTTCGACAGATTACGACACCTCCGACAGGCTCTATTTCGAACCTCTCACGGTTGAAGACGTTCTGGAGATAGTGAGGAATGAGAAACCCAAGGGTGTTGTGGTGGCATTCGGCGGACAGACTCCCCTGAGGATAGCAAGACACCTTGTGGAAGAGGGAGTGAACATAATAGGAACGAGTTTCGAGTCGATAGAGATCGCAGAAGACAGGGAAAAATTTGCAAGGCTCCTCAAACAAATAGGACTGAAGTGCCCACCATTCGGGACAGCGACGTCCGTGGAAGAAGCGCTGAAGGTAGCAGAAAGTCTCGGGTATCCAGTGCTGGTGCGGCCAAGCTACGTTCTTGGAGGAAGGGCCATGGCAATCGTTGACACACCACAGGAACTGGAAAGGTACGTGAGGGAAGCGGCTGTTGTCTCGCCGGGATATCCCATATTGGTAGACAAATTTTTGGAGGATGCGATAGAACTCGACGTGGATGTCGTGTCTGATGGAAAGTACGTATGGATAGCGGGATTGATGGAGCAGATCGAAGAGGCGGGAGTCCATTCTGGAGACTCGGCATGCGTTCTTCCACCCGTGAGTCTGTCGGAAAAACTCGTGGATGATATAGAGAAAACCGTTTACAAGCTGGTGAAAACACTGAAGATAGTGGGTGTTGCAAACATACAGATGGCGGTGAAAGACGATGAGATCTACATAATAGAAGCAAATCCGCGGGCATCAAGGACGGTTCCATTCGTAAGCAAGGCGATTGGGATCCCCGTGGCAAGGATTGCTGCCAGAATCATGGTGGGGAGGTCCCTTCCAGAGCTTCTTTCCGAGTACTTCCCGTATCCAACAAGACCGAAAGCGAGTGCTGTCAATCTGGGAGAGAGTGAGATCCTTCCAACGCCGTGGCCGAGGATGTTCTCCGTGAAGGAAGTGGTGATACCGTTCCACAAGTTCCCAGGCACGGACGTTCTGCTCGGCCCGGAAATGCGCTCCACGGGAGAGGTCATGGGAATAGGAGAAGATTTTGCAGAGGCCTTCGCAAAGGCCCAGATAGCAGCCGGAAATCCTCTGCCAACAAGTGGCGCTATCCTTGCAACGATCGCAGACAAGGACAAGAGGGATGCGATTCCCCTGCTTGCACACCTTGCAGATATGGGCTTTGAGATCTACGCTACAAGGGGTACCGCAAAGGCTTTGAAGTCACATGGTGTAGAAGTCAAGGTCGTTCCAAAGGTAGGTGAAGGAAGGCCGGACGTGATCGACCTCCTGGAGCAAGGAAGAATCTCCCTCGTTGTGATCACCCAATCCAGTGATGAACCCTCTCTCGTTGCAGTTTCGCATGGAAAAGATCCCTTCAGGATAGAAGGAAGAAGAACGGTAGGATACATGATAAGAACCACGGCCTTGAAGAGAAAAATCCCATACTTGACAACGGTGGAAGCACTCAGAGCAGCGGTGTCGGCGATCAGGAAAATGAAGAAGGGTTCGGTTGTGAAGGTAAGAAAACTCACCGATACATGGAAAGTGTGA